From Ferrimicrobium acidiphilum DSM 19497, the proteins below share one genomic window:
- the glyA gene encoding serine hydroxymethyltransferase has protein sequence MSSPELLQRQDPEVARLIEEEQERQRTTLQLIASENFASRAVMEATGSVLTNKYAEGYPSRRYYGGNQIIDQVETLAIERCKQLFGAPYANVQPHAGANANAGAYLALLEPRDRVLAMRLDQGGHLTHGSPVNFSGQIYDFISYGVRESDPNREWLDLDQMHQLALEQRPKLIVIGATAYSRIIEVDPVREIADEVGALVLFDAAHVAGLIAAGVYPNPLFTRSGGRGADVVTFTTHKTLRGPRGAAIIAHEDLGKSLDKAIFPGLQGGPLEHAIAAKAVAFGEAMDPDFRQYGQRVVDNARVLADSLSAEGFRIVSGGTDVHLMLVDLRDFDAELDGRTAQVRLDRSGITCNRNQIPFDPRSPFVTSGLRLGTAAMTTAGMSTDQMKTVASLISRVLRTDDDQTCQEVRREVADLCRSFPPPSER, from the coding sequence TTGAGTTCACCTGAGTTGCTCCAAAGACAGGATCCTGAGGTCGCACGGCTTATCGAGGAGGAGCAGGAGCGTCAGCGAACTACCCTCCAGCTGATCGCCTCCGAGAACTTTGCATCTCGCGCGGTGATGGAGGCGACTGGCAGCGTCCTGACTAATAAGTATGCAGAAGGTTATCCGAGCCGGCGTTACTACGGTGGCAACCAGATTATTGACCAGGTTGAGACGCTGGCTATCGAGCGTTGCAAGCAGCTGTTTGGGGCGCCTTATGCGAACGTGCAGCCACACGCCGGCGCTAACGCTAATGCAGGCGCCTACTTGGCTTTGCTTGAGCCTAGAGATCGCGTGCTAGCCATGCGCCTAGATCAAGGAGGACACCTCACTCATGGCTCTCCAGTCAACTTCTCGGGGCAGATATATGATTTTATCTCCTATGGCGTTCGTGAATCAGATCCGAACCGAGAGTGGCTTGATCTCGATCAGATGCACCAGCTGGCGTTGGAACAACGACCAAAGCTGATCGTCATTGGTGCAACCGCCTACTCACGTATTATCGAGGTCGATCCAGTTCGGGAGATCGCCGACGAGGTCGGCGCATTGGTGCTATTCGACGCAGCTCATGTAGCGGGATTGATAGCTGCCGGCGTCTATCCCAACCCTCTATTCACACGGTCAGGAGGGCGCGGTGCTGATGTGGTTACCTTTACGACCCACAAGACCTTGCGAGGCCCTCGCGGTGCTGCCATCATCGCGCACGAGGATCTTGGAAAGAGTCTGGACAAGGCGATCTTCCCAGGGTTACAAGGTGGTCCTCTGGAGCATGCGATTGCCGCGAAAGCAGTCGCCTTTGGAGAGGCTATGGACCCCGACTTTCGTCAGTATGGTCAACGGGTGGTCGATAACGCCCGTGTGCTTGCAGATTCTCTTAGCGCAGAGGGTTTTCGCATAGTTTCTGGCGGCACCGACGTGCATCTTATGCTTGTTGACTTGCGAGATTTTGACGCCGAGCTCGATGGGCGAACCGCGCAGGTGAGACTCGATCGTAGTGGCATAACCTGCAATAGAAATCAGATTCCATTCGATCCACGCTCTCCGTTTGTCACCAGCGGGCTGCGTCTCGGTACCGCCGCCATGACCACTGCGGGCATGTCTACTGACCAGATGAAGACGGTCGCATCCTTGATCTCTCGAGTCTTGCGTACCGATGATGACCAGACTTGCCAGGAGGTTCGACGCGAAGTCGCTGATCTTTGCCGTTCGTTCCCTCCGCCATCCGAGAGGTAG
- the prmC gene encoding peptide chain release factor N(5)-glutamine methyltransferase, whose product MLADTPGARTEGASFYAASVAQRWLERAANEEVGRHGGSKSAILAGYRRRLDAGEPLQYVLGSWQFRWLELHVDDRALIPRPETELIVDLILTELGDNRSGKVLELGTGSGAIAASLAFECPDLLVVATDSSADALALAEMNLVNHGLDDRVTLRLGDWWEAVDSDERFRLICSNPPYIAEDEWLKLDPVVRDWEPPGALVAGSTGLECYQVIFGKAHRYLEEGHGAIVVEIGASQGSDVQRIAVAAGFDDVSVKQDLVGRDRFVVARR is encoded by the coding sequence ATGCTCGCTGATACTCCAGGAGCTCGCACGGAGGGTGCTAGCTTTTACGCTGCTAGCGTGGCGCAGCGTTGGTTAGAGCGGGCCGCCAACGAGGAGGTGGGCCGCCATGGAGGCTCGAAATCAGCCATTCTTGCCGGTTATCGGCGACGGCTTGACGCTGGTGAACCGCTCCAATATGTACTTGGCAGTTGGCAGTTTAGGTGGTTGGAGTTGCATGTAGATGACCGAGCACTCATACCTCGTCCAGAGACTGAACTCATCGTTGATCTCATCCTGACCGAGCTGGGAGATAACCGTTCAGGCAAGGTTCTGGAGTTGGGCACAGGGAGTGGTGCTATTGCGGCTTCGTTAGCCTTTGAGTGCCCCGATCTTTTGGTGGTGGCTACGGACTCATCTGCGGACGCGTTGGCGCTGGCGGAGATGAATCTTGTCAATCACGGACTTGATGACAGGGTCACGCTCAGACTGGGGGACTGGTGGGAGGCGGTGGATTCTGACGAGCGGTTCAGATTGATCTGTTCGAATCCCCCCTATATAGCGGAGGATGAGTGGCTCAAACTCGATCCGGTAGTCCGGGATTGGGAGCCACCCGGTGCTTTGGTGGCGGGTTCGACTGGTCTCGAATGCTATCAGGTCATCTTTGGTAAGGCCCACCGATACTTAGAGGAGGGACACGGTGCGATCGTGGTAGAGATAGGTGCATCACAGGGCAGCGATGTGCAACGGATCGCGGTGGCGGCAGGTTTCGATGATGTTAGCGTGAAGCAGGACTTGGTGGGCAGAGATCGATTCGTGGTAGCACGGCGATGA
- a CDS encoding L-threonylcarbamoyladenylate synthase — translation MTTPPPLVRVFDLRTGRIFEREKAASIAWVRSELNAGHCIICPTDTVFGLLANARDAEAVARIAKIKGRSSATPPPVLIDSVATARRLVTSAVLRSLESIVDLWPGPLSVIVETDDPLGRAVNPLKGTVAFRVPALDWLREMCLDLPLAASSANRHGMPTPTEIVAVITSLTETIDGGGIGATGLTLAVDYGSVGAVGSTVIDLTSEPPTMVREGQLSYDTLLGRLPELLPLDRSTN, via the coding sequence ATGACGACGCCTCCACCGCTGGTGCGGGTCTTTGATCTTCGCACTGGTCGTATCTTTGAACGCGAGAAGGCTGCCTCCATCGCCTGGGTTAGATCCGAACTCAACGCTGGACATTGTATTATTTGCCCGACTGACACCGTCTTTGGTCTTCTGGCTAACGCACGAGATGCCGAGGCTGTGGCCCGAATTGCCAAAATTAAGGGACGTAGTAGTGCCACACCGCCGCCTGTCTTGATCGATAGTGTGGCGACAGCAAGGCGGCTCGTTACATCCGCCGTTTTGAGGTCGTTGGAGTCGATTGTCGACCTTTGGCCCGGACCACTATCGGTCATTGTGGAGACCGATGATCCGCTTGGTAGGGCGGTCAACCCACTTAAGGGAACGGTGGCCTTCAGGGTTCCCGCCCTGGATTGGCTGCGAGAGATGTGTCTCGACCTCCCGCTTGCGGCTTCGTCGGCCAATCGACATGGTATGCCAACCCCAACCGAGATAGTAGCAGTCATCACCTCGCTGACCGAGACCATAGATGGTGGTGGGATAGGAGCTACTGGGCTCACCCTGGCCGTTGATTATGGCAGTGTTGGAGCTGTTGGATCAACCGTGATCGACTTGACGTCCGAACCGCCGACGATGGTGCGAGAAGGGCAGTTGAGCTATGACACGCTGCTTGGCCGACTTCCAGAGCTACTGCCCCTCGATAGGTCGACCAACTGA
- the prfA gene encoding peptide chain release factor 1 — protein sequence MADGRLEKFELEYQRSVEEMSDPKLFQDQHRAREVARRHKALEEIVATLRDIDQLQEDLSAATEFYQAAPADERSLWADEISTLESALAAKTDELEILLLPQDPNDGRNVILEIRGAEGGEEANLFAKDLTEMFQRFGDKMGWRVEMLAADPSDHGGYNFASLLVKGEDAWRRLKHEAGPHRVQRVPVTETQGRVHTSSATVTVLPEADEVEVQIDPNDLRIDVYRSTGPGGQSVNTTDSAVRITHIPTGIVVAMQDEKSQIQNRAKALQVLRARLLKAEQDRVNEELSRTRKSQVGGGGRSEKIRTYNFKENRVTDHRIKLTLYRLDQILMGDLLEISDALIQDERSRQLLDQDDAR from the coding sequence GTGGCTGATGGGCGTCTGGAAAAGTTCGAGCTCGAGTACCAACGCAGCGTCGAGGAGATGTCGGATCCTAAGTTATTTCAGGATCAGCATCGCGCTCGTGAGGTTGCGCGACGCCACAAGGCGCTCGAAGAGATTGTAGCTACTCTACGTGATATCGATCAACTCCAGGAGGATCTCTCGGCAGCTACTGAGTTTTACCAGGCCGCGCCAGCCGACGAACGGTCGCTATGGGCGGATGAGATTTCGACGCTCGAGTCTGCATTGGCAGCGAAGACCGATGAGCTGGAGATCCTCCTGCTACCCCAAGACCCGAACGATGGTCGTAATGTAATCCTTGAGATTCGGGGAGCTGAGGGTGGGGAGGAGGCGAATCTCTTTGCTAAGGACCTCACTGAAATGTTCCAACGATTTGGCGACAAGATGGGTTGGCGAGTTGAGATGCTGGCGGCTGATCCATCTGATCATGGCGGTTACAACTTCGCGTCTCTATTGGTCAAGGGTGAGGACGCGTGGCGGCGTTTGAAGCACGAAGCGGGACCTCACAGGGTACAACGCGTACCCGTGACCGAGACGCAGGGTAGGGTTCATACATCCTCTGCGACAGTGACGGTACTGCCAGAGGCAGATGAGGTTGAGGTCCAGATCGACCCGAATGATCTGCGTATAGATGTTTATCGGTCCACTGGCCCAGGTGGGCAGTCGGTCAACACCACTGATTCGGCGGTCAGGATTACCCATATTCCCACCGGGATCGTCGTCGCGATGCAGGACGAGAAGAGCCAGATACAAAACCGCGCTAAGGCGTTGCAGGTATTACGTGCGCGGCTATTGAAGGCGGAACAGGATCGTGTGAATGAGGAACTCTCGCGAACGCGCAAGTCTCAGGTCGGCGGTGGTGGACGATCCGAGAAGATCCGCACCTATAACTTCAAGGAGAACCGGGTTACCGACCATCGGATCAAGTTGACACTCTACCGCCTTGACCAGATTCTGATGGGAGACCTGCTTGAGATCTCTGATGCGCTAATCCAGGATGAGAGATCGCGGCAGTTGTTAGACCAGGACGATGCTCGCTGA
- the rpmE gene encoding 50S ribosomal protein L31 has product MKSDIHPEYVTATVHCSCGNTFVTRSTKTDLHIELCNECHPFYTGRQKLVDTGGRVERFQRRYGDRSKNRAQ; this is encoded by the coding sequence ATGAAAAGCGATATACATCCAGAGTATGTGACAGCGACGGTACATTGCTCTTGTGGGAACACCTTCGTGACTCGATCAACCAAGACCGACCTCCATATCGAGTTGTGCAATGAGTGCCACCCGTTCTACACCGGTCGTCAGAAGCTGGTGGATACCGGTGGTCGTGTGGAGCGTTTCCAGCGTCGTTACGGTGACCGCTCGAAGAATCGAGCCCAATAA
- the thrC gene encoding threonine synthase, whose protein sequence is MKKERWPGIIERYRSFLPIDPSTRAVSLGEGGTPLRFAPRLSERVGAEVYLKLEGMNPTGSFKDRGMTMAVSKAVSEGSTTIICASTGNTSASAAAYAAAAGIDAVVLIPSGHIALGKLAQALVYGAKVIQIDGNFDEGLRLVRDLADAHPLTIVNSINPDRLQGQKTGAFEVIDELGFAPDAQFIPVGNAGNISAYWLGYREYYEAGLAERRPRMFGVQAAGAAPIVRGAVVSDPETIATAIRIGNPASWSLALEARDESGGAITAVTDEEILSAYILLARDEAVFCEPASAASVAGLLKTPVVPGSSVVCVLTGNGLKDPDTAVSQVQVPKVVGTSMKEVAEAIGL, encoded by the coding sequence ATGAAGAAAGAGCGTTGGCCCGGCATCATTGAACGCTATCGGTCTTTTCTGCCGATTGACCCGAGTACGCGTGCCGTAAGCCTCGGGGAAGGAGGAACACCGCTCCGCTTTGCTCCTCGGCTTTCAGAGCGAGTTGGAGCTGAGGTATACCTAAAATTGGAGGGAATGAATCCTACTGGTTCCTTCAAGGATCGTGGGATGACGATGGCGGTTTCGAAGGCAGTTTCTGAGGGCAGTACTACTATTATCTGCGCCTCTACCGGCAACACCTCGGCTAGTGCCGCCGCCTATGCTGCCGCGGCCGGCATTGATGCGGTTGTGCTAATACCCTCGGGTCATATCGCCCTTGGAAAATTGGCGCAAGCACTGGTGTATGGAGCAAAGGTGATCCAGATCGATGGCAATTTTGACGAGGGTCTGCGGCTGGTTCGTGATCTGGCGGATGCGCATCCGTTGACCATCGTGAACTCTATAAACCCAGATCGTTTGCAAGGACAAAAGACTGGTGCTTTTGAGGTGATTGATGAACTCGGGTTCGCACCCGATGCCCAGTTCATTCCGGTTGGTAACGCAGGCAACATCAGTGCCTATTGGCTCGGTTATCGAGAGTACTATGAGGCCGGACTTGCGGAGAGAAGACCCAGGATGTTTGGAGTTCAAGCGGCTGGTGCTGCACCCATCGTGAGGGGCGCCGTAGTATCTGACCCGGAGACGATCGCAACAGCGATCCGTATCGGCAACCCGGCGAGCTGGTCTCTGGCATTAGAGGCTCGGGATGAGTCTGGGGGCGCAATTACCGCGGTAACCGACGAAGAGATTCTGAGCGCCTATATACTCTTAGCGAGAGACGAGGCAGTATTCTGTGAACCGGCCTCAGCAGCTTCAGTCGCTGGACTTCTCAAAACCCCAGTTGTTCCTGGTTCGTCGGTTGTGTGCGTGTTGACTGGGAATGGATTGAAGGATCCAGATACTGCGGTATCCCAAGTGCAGGTTCCGAAGGTAGTGGGCACGTCAATGAAAGAAGTGGCAGAGGCTATTGGTCTGTGA
- a CDS encoding glycosyltransferase family 4 protein — MTRLARRFDAKSLIFAVRSLRHPRGSVQYVLVALVAAVVTFLVVPLVRWLAFRTNQVVQPGGRMAHLKPTPTLGGIGMLVGFAAAIGVGSLMHSFRPVFIDSSEPTGVLLAAIAITGIGVVDDVWNLSAPAKVAGQVLSASLLWIFGVTMFWFKVPFAGIVVLSNSLTPLLTAIWVIAMENAINLIDGLDGLASGIVAIASLAFGLYSLRLEALGQLPSSSIGPIIAFAVLGVCVGFLPHNWNPAKIFMGDTGAMLLGLLLAASTSVVGGRTANVSDQTFFFFAPLVIPFVILGVPMADLVFSVLRRTAHHVSFATPDKKHLHHRLMEMGHGPRRSVAILWAWTAILSAFALLPTYVSGLGFELPIAVAAVGVLLYTLFHPDLKGTHSRSGRAMQVIRRKDAGTD; from the coding sequence ATGACCAGACTTGCCAGGAGGTTCGACGCGAAGTCGCTGATCTTTGCCGTTCGTTCCCTCCGCCATCCGAGAGGTAGCGTGCAATACGTCCTGGTGGCGCTGGTCGCTGCTGTCGTTACTTTCTTGGTTGTGCCTCTGGTCAGATGGCTCGCCTTCCGGACGAATCAGGTGGTTCAGCCGGGTGGACGCATGGCCCATCTTAAGCCAACGCCAACCTTGGGTGGCATTGGCATGCTGGTGGGTTTTGCGGCCGCCATCGGTGTGGGCAGCCTGATGCATTCCTTTCGACCAGTGTTTATTGACTCCTCTGAACCTACTGGAGTACTTCTTGCTGCGATTGCCATCACCGGCATAGGTGTGGTCGACGATGTCTGGAACCTGTCAGCACCGGCAAAGGTAGCTGGTCAAGTGCTTTCGGCCTCTTTGCTTTGGATCTTTGGCGTGACTATGTTCTGGTTCAAGGTGCCATTCGCAGGTATAGTGGTTCTCTCGAACTCGCTTACCCCGTTGCTCACTGCTATCTGGGTTATAGCGATGGAGAATGCGATCAATCTCATTGATGGACTTGATGGCCTTGCTTCGGGGATAGTGGCGATCGCGTCGCTTGCTTTTGGCCTTTACTCGCTACGACTAGAGGCGCTTGGGCAACTCCCAAGTTCCTCCATTGGCCCGATTATTGCGTTTGCGGTGCTTGGGGTCTGTGTTGGCTTCTTGCCACACAACTGGAACCCTGCCAAGATTTTTATGGGAGACACAGGAGCGATGCTTCTTGGACTGCTCCTGGCGGCTAGTACGTCGGTGGTGGGTGGGCGCACTGCTAACGTCTCCGACCAGACCTTTTTCTTTTTTGCGCCGTTGGTGATTCCGTTTGTGATTCTTGGAGTTCCAATGGCTGACTTGGTGTTTTCTGTGTTACGTCGCACCGCTCACCATGTCAGCTTCGCCACGCCCGACAAGAAGCACCTTCATCACCGCCTGATGGAGATGGGACACGGACCACGACGATCGGTGGCTATCCTCTGGGCATGGACGGCTATTCTGTCCGCCTTCGCGCTTCTTCCGACCTACGTGAGTGGTCTCGGATTCGAACTCCCGATTGCGGTGGCAGCTGTGGGAGTGCTACTATATACCCTGTTTCATCCTGATTTAAAGGGGACACATTCGCGAAGTGGGCGAGCCATGCAGGTAATCCGACGCAAGGATGCTGGGACTGATTGA
- the rho gene encoding transcription termination factor Rho, giving the protein MDVTSGALESLDKEALMTLARQLDLKVSARLRKADLISMIESHGSSNGASDVNHVDASEHSTSAGSGRSRLSSDAPESNAASTNGSRQLDQTNDSTNPTSSEQREQVVSDRGGLEGSREGSHSQSGSQRSQRSEGDGRSQANGSSESRRTDGSRGGLATLIPPITVNPAERASNRSQPEESQASALARSEDGASRRSRRSRRGKERSDRPESTDNQQSVELVTVQGVLDLRDDGYGFLRTKGYLSSKEDVYVPASLARRMSLRRGDIVVGGARPAGSTEKYPALSRVDTVTGLDVETAKARRRFEDLTPLFPNERLTLETSTDPTNITPRIIDLIAPIGKGQRGLIVSPPKAGKTTIMKDIANAIERNNPDVALIVLLVDERPEEVTDFRRSVKGEVIASTFDRPAEEHTQVAELTIERAKRMVELGRDVVVILDGITRLARAYNLAQPASGRIMSGGIDSGALYPPKKFFGAARNIEEGGSLTILATALVENGSKMDEVIFEEVKGTGNMELKLDRRLSERRLYPAVDVNGSSTRHEELLFSRDHLNQIWKLRRVLNAITQDGTAAAGLELLLDKVRSTRSNAEFLAEIARSSGM; this is encoded by the coding sequence ATGGACGTAACGTCTGGTGCGCTTGAGTCGCTCGACAAAGAGGCGCTTATGACTCTTGCTCGTCAACTCGATCTGAAGGTGTCTGCTCGGCTCAGGAAGGCTGACTTGATATCGATGATTGAGTCACATGGTAGCTCAAACGGAGCTAGCGATGTTAACCATGTTGATGCATCTGAGCATTCAACGTCCGCCGGGAGTGGTCGGTCGCGTCTGTCGTCTGATGCACCCGAGTCGAACGCTGCCAGTACGAATGGTTCACGTCAGCTCGATCAAACCAATGATTCCACCAACCCAACGTCGAGTGAACAACGAGAGCAGGTGGTCTCTGATCGCGGTGGGTTGGAAGGCTCAAGGGAGGGTTCACACTCCCAATCTGGATCCCAGCGCTCTCAACGAAGTGAAGGTGATGGGCGTTCGCAGGCCAATGGTTCGTCGGAATCTAGGCGAACGGATGGATCTCGCGGCGGTCTTGCGACGCTGATCCCACCGATCACTGTGAATCCCGCTGAGCGTGCCAGCAACCGTTCGCAGCCAGAGGAGTCGCAGGCTTCTGCCCTCGCTCGCAGTGAGGATGGCGCTTCGCGTCGGTCTCGCCGAAGTAGGCGTGGAAAAGAGAGAAGTGATCGACCGGAGAGTACGGATAATCAGCAGAGTGTAGAGTTAGTTACCGTCCAGGGTGTTCTTGACTTGCGTGATGATGGCTACGGCTTTCTACGCACCAAAGGGTACTTGTCATCGAAGGAGGACGTGTACGTACCTGCCTCGTTGGCGCGAAGAATGAGCCTGAGGCGTGGGGACATTGTGGTCGGTGGAGCTCGTCCAGCGGGTTCGACTGAGAAGTATCCCGCTCTCTCTAGGGTGGATACAGTCACTGGTCTAGACGTGGAGACAGCAAAGGCTCGCCGCCGATTTGAGGACTTGACCCCGCTGTTCCCCAACGAACGCCTCACGCTTGAGACAAGCACTGACCCAACAAATATTACGCCAAGAATTATCGATTTGATCGCTCCGATCGGGAAGGGTCAACGTGGACTAATCGTCTCACCCCCCAAGGCCGGAAAGACCACGATCATGAAGGATATTGCGAATGCGATCGAGCGTAATAACCCAGATGTCGCACTAATTGTCCTGCTAGTAGATGAACGCCCAGAAGAGGTTACCGATTTTCGTCGATCGGTAAAGGGTGAAGTGATCGCCTCCACCTTCGATCGACCAGCGGAAGAACATACGCAGGTGGCCGAGCTCACGATCGAGCGGGCAAAACGCATGGTCGAGTTGGGCCGGGATGTTGTGGTTATCCTCGACGGGATCACCCGTCTAGCTCGTGCCTATAACTTGGCGCAGCCAGCGAGCGGAAGGATCATGTCTGGTGGAATCGATTCTGGAGCTCTTTACCCACCCAAGAAGTTCTTTGGCGCGGCTCGCAACATTGAAGAGGGTGGCTCACTCACCATTCTTGCCACCGCCTTGGTGGAGAACGGATCCAAGATGGATGAGGTAATCTTCGAGGAGGTGAAGGGGACTGGCAATATGGAGCTCAAGCTCGATCGTCGTCTGTCTGAGCGCCGGTTGTATCCTGCAGTTGACGTCAATGGGTCGTCGACGCGCCACGAGGAGCTTCTGTTCTCTCGGGATCATCTCAATCAAATTTGGAAGCTCCGACGAGTGCTAAACGCGATTACACAGGACGGGACGGCTGCGGCTGGACTTGAGCTGTTGCTCGATAAGGTTCGCAGTACTCGCTCTAATGCGGAGTTTCTTGCGGAGATAGCACGTAGTTCGGGAATGTAA